The Paracholeplasma manati genomic sequence GTGGTGGGTAGTTCACCGAATGCGAATGGGATTTCAGACATATTGACCAATAACGAATGGGGTTTTTTGCTCATCGGTGTTGGGTTGGCTTTGGTAGCGATTTTGGCATTAACGACCGAAAAGGGATTGTACTTTTTAGCGTATTTCATGCGTCGGAAACAATATCGACGAAATTTAGAGCTGACAGAGGATGATTTAGCTTTGGCTAAATTCACGGCATTGATGATTATATTTGTTGGCAGTATCGTATTGTTGGTTAGCCTTTACTATCTCTTATTTCAATGATTTCTTTCTAGAAACAGAAAAACCACCTTGAAACGGTGGTTTATTACCAAATTATAGTGATATAATGGAGTAAAGAAGACGTTACATGCACAATTGAATGTAGAGGAGAATACCGATGATCGAAATTGGCGAAGCAAAGTGGATCAAAGATCAGATGTCTGAGTTGTTAAAAGGACTCAAAATTATTCGTGTATCGATGTTGAATCGACCACACAAGTTTTGTTTTTTAAATCATCCTGCCCATGATTTTGAAATGGTTTTACCGAACAAAACCATTCAAAGTGTGAAACAAAGTGGCAATATGATTCGACTATTATTGGATTATGGACGAGAACTGGTCTTTTTTGAAGACTTGATTTTTGAATACAAAGTAAATGAACGTGTTACCGATAAAAATCAAATGGTCCTATATTTTGATAATGAAATGGCCCTTGAAATAAAAGTGAAGTTGTATGGCTTTATCCAAGTCGGTAAATCCGATGAATTGATGGAAAAAGACATTTATTATAAACGTGCACTTTCAGTCATTGACCCTCTAGATGAGGCATTCACGTTGGACTACTTCATACAAGAAACACATCTCAACGAACCGAAGCATACCGTAAAAATGGCCCTCGCAACCGAACAAAAAATTCCTGGTTTGGGTAATGGGACTTTACAAGACATTCTATTTAACGCGAAAGTCAGACCCGATCGTAAAGTAGAAACGCTGCAGGATTTTGAAAAAAACGCTTTGTATGAATCTACGAAGCAAGTCATCAGCCAAATATACCAACAAAAAGGTAGAAACAACAACCATGATTTGCTGGGAAAAATGGGTCAATACGACGTCATTATGAGCAAAGACCGTGGTTTTTGCCCGATTTGCCAATGTAATCTAAATGAAAAGAACTATTTGGGTGGCAAAGTGATATTTTGTCCACACTGTCAAAAATAAAACCTCTTAGCGAGGTTTTTTCTTTAGGTTTAGAATAACGCTTATTAACGGTAACACAAAACCAACACTGAATAACCAGGAGAATAAGGTGCCTCTACCCAGCATAATACCAATATCTTGTATCGCATCCATATCGGATACAAGTGCTTCAGTGAATCCCGCAAAAGAAAGGATTAGCGCTGAAATCAAGATCGATGGCAAAGATTTTTGAAGCGCAGTTTGGAAAGCTTCTTGATGTGAATGGTTTTTCCGTTCTTCTTGGAACCTTGATGTCAATAAGACAGCGTAATCGATGGTCGCGCCTAATTGAATCGATAGAATGATGAGGTATCCGACATATAGAATCTCCGTTGATGTCCACACATTGATGGCGATATTGAACCAAATAGAAGATTCGATGATTAAGACCAATAAAATCGGTATCACAATCGATTTAAAGGCCAAACCAATCACCAACGCAACCAACCCAATCGATAACCATAGCACCAAGGCAGTATCACTCAAAATGAGGTTTTTGATATCACTGGTCGCTGGAATCACACCCACATAGTAGGCTTCTTCAAAAAAACTGTTTGTCTTTGAAACAACAAAATCATTGAATTCAAAAAATGCCGGACTTTCTTTAGATAGGTCAGTATATAAGATGATTCGACTGTATCCATCTCTGATAAATTGGCTCCTCACCTCGATCGGGATAAAGTCACGTGGGACGGTTGGGTCAACGACAGTAACCAATGCAGATATGGATAGTACATGCTCATTGTCAAGTAATTCTGTAACCAATCCGAGTTCTCTTTGAACATCATCACCATGAATGAGCAGTACCAAAGGGTTAAACGGTCCAAAATCTGTTTCAATAAACGCTTGATCACTCGCGATGGTTGAAGTCGCGTGTCCAGTGTTTTGATATAAGTAATTGGCTTCCTTTTGAACCATGAAACTGCCAAACCCAATCAAGATGAATAATCCAATCAAATAGAATCGTGCTTTGTAGATACCTTGACTGAATCGTTTGAATGAGGGCATCCAAACCTTATGGGTTGTTTTTTCGATCCATGCGTGACATAAAACCAGTAAAATAGGTAATACGATGATGGTAGAAAGGTACGATAATAAAATACCTTTAGCCAATACCAAACCCATATCTAATCCAATACCATAAGACATAAAACAAAGGGCGATGAAACCAAATATGGTGGTTAAACTGGATACGGTGATGGAAACGAAACTCTTTTTAACCGCCATTTTCACCCGTTCCGTGGTTGGTAAGTCTGAATACTCATGATAACGATGTAATAAAAACAACGTATAATCTAATGACATGGCCAGTTGTAAGGCCGTGGACATCGTCATCGTAATGAATGAGACACTACCTAAAATGAGATTCGTCCCTAAGTTTAAAACAATCGCGATGCCCAGTGTAATCAATATCAATAAGGCTTCCATATACGATTTGGATGCGAAAACCATGATAATGATACATAGCGGAACAATGATCGCCATAATTAGAAATAGTTGTTCAGAAGCGACACGGTGTGATTCAAGGTTATTCAACACTTCACCGCGCATATAGAGGTGTTCAGTGGATAACGCACGAATGGATGAAATCACCTCATCCAATCGTGTGTCATAACCATCCAAGTCAAATTCAATCATCAATTTGGATTTGCCATCACGATAGAAAGGTGCTTTTACATCGGCGGGAACAAAGTCAATGGGCACCGTCGCTAAATCCACATAATCGTCTAACCAAACCACACCATATACATGTTCGATGGTTTGAATATCTTGTTTCAAATCCATGACTTCGTTTACGGTCCAACCATCCACAACCAATTCGATTGAAGTGTGGTTTCCAAAGGTGTTTTTGAGAATTTCAATGCCTTGTTTGGTATTGGAATCTTGTGGTAAATAGGTTGCCATATCATAATTGGTCTTTACCTGAAATGCTAATATTCCAGATGTAAAGGTTAAAAGAATAACAACCATCATCGTCCAAAAACGACCTTTTTTAGATATAAAATAGCTCATAAGTACCCCTTTCTTGAAAAAATCAAATAATCATTTTAAATCTGTATTTTAATTTTAACCTGCATGTGATATAAATAAGATATGAAATTACGTTTAAAATATCATTTCAAAACCCATTTGGAGAGACCATGAAAAATACAGAGATCAAAAAGAAAATCATCAGTGAAACCAAAGCATTGATTTCACAAAAAAGAAATGTGACCATCAAAGATATTGCGGATCGTTGTTATATGAATATAGCGTCGGTCAATTATTACTTTGGTTCGAAAGAATTATTGATTGAACAAGTCATCGATGAAGTCATTTCGGATTTAAAGCTCGAAATTATTCACTTGCTTGAAATCAATAACGACAAATCCAAAAGTGAACTATTAGAAGCGATGATTACATTCACTTACAACTTTTCACTCGAGAATATTGGTTTGATTTCTTATCTCTTTTTGAATCAAGACTCAAGTGAACGGGCAGGCAATTTATTGATTGAGACCTTCTTTTCCAATAACCCATTCACGCAAATGATTTATGAAAAATTGAATGTGGAAGTGAAAACGGTTGAACCCATGGTTATCTATGCGAAATACATGATTCTCTTTTCCAGTTTCGCCATGCCACTGTTCATTTCTATCGCATCTACCAATACCCCGTTAGCTTCTCAAATCGAAACATTTAAAAATGAAACATTTAGACAATATTTTGTCAAAGAATTACTCAGCTTGATTGAGGCGTAAACTATGGAAAATTTACAAAAGAATTTAGAAAAACTCACAACTCAAGAAAAGCTGAATTTGATGTCTGGTGATGGTTTATGGCACATTAAACACTACGATAAATTGGGCTTAAAGCGTTTCATGATGACCGATGGTCCTCATGGATTGCGTAAACAAGCATCCAATGATGCGATGGGCATTGCTGCATCACATCCAGCTACCTGCTTTCCTACAGCCTCTCTTTTAGCCTGTTCGTTTGATCCCAATCTCATGTATGAAATGGGTCAAGCTTTAGCAAAAGAAGCCATTCATCAAGATGTTTCAATGATCCTAGGACCAGGCATCAACATGAAACGAAGCCCATTGTGTGGTCGAAACTTTGAATATTTTAGTGAAGACCCGTATTTGGCAGGGACACTTTCTAAAAGTTATATTGAAGGGGTTCAAAGTTTGAATGTAGGTACGTGTTTAAAACATTATTTCGCAAATAACCAAGAAAAACACCGAATGACTGTGGACGCGATCATTGATAAAAGAGCGATGTATGAAACTTATCTAAAAGCTTTTGGTATCGCCATTGAAGGCAAACCATGGGCAATTATGACGAGTTATAACAAGGTGAATGGTACGTATGTGGCTGAGTCTAAATGGTATATGTCAGCCATTGCTCGTAATCGCTATGGATTTAAAGGTGCATTCATCACCGATTGGGGTGCGATGAATGACCGTGTCGCTTCATTAAAAGCAGGGTTAAGTCTTGAAATGCCAGGATCGAAAAACAACATTTTAAGTAAAGCCTATAAAAAAGGCTTAATCACCGATCAAGAGGTGGATTTCGCTGTAAAACCATTGTTATGGATGCTAGAAAAAGGATCTCAAAAGAAGGAAAAACAACCCATCAATCATCACCATGAACTCGCGAGAAAAATCGCTGCAGAATCGATGGTATTGCTAAAAAACGAGGGTATTTTACCACTAAATACCAATCAAAGGGTGGCTTTGATTGGACGATTCGCTAAAGAACCCAGAATCCAAGGCAGTGGGTCCTCAAAGGTAAATCCTCAATGTGTGGATAGTTTATTGGATGTTTTTACTGCTTCGGGCATTTCATTTGAATATGCCGACGGCTATACCTTAGAACCAAAAGAAAATCCAAACCATATTCAGGAAGCATTGAAGGTGTGTGAAAATAAAGATGTGATTGTTCTATCGATTGGGTTAACAGAATTATTTGAATCCGAAGGATACGACCGAACACACTTAAATATTCCCCTTCAACAGCTAAAATTGATTGAGGCTATTACTGAAAAACACGACAATGTTGTGGTTGTTTTACAAGGTGGGTCTGTCACACTCATCCCATATAAGGATAAAGTTCAGGCCATCTTAAATGCATATCTACCGGGTGAAGCTGGTGCATTAGCGATTCATGATATTTTATATGGTAAAGTAAACCCAAGTGGTAAACT encodes the following:
- a CDS encoding TetR/AcrR family transcriptional regulator — translated: MKNTEIKKKIISETKALISQKRNVTIKDIADRCYMNIASVNYYFGSKELLIEQVIDEVISDLKLEIIHLLEINNDKSKSELLEAMITFTYNFSLENIGLISYLFLNQDSSERAGNLLIETFFSNNPFTQMIYEKLNVEVKTVEPMVIYAKYMILFSSFAMPLFISIASTNTPLASQIETFKNETFRQYFVKELLSLIEA
- a CDS encoding efflux RND transporter permease subunit; the protein is MSYFISKKGRFWTMMVVILLTFTSGILAFQVKTNYDMATYLPQDSNTKQGIEILKNTFGNHTSIELVVDGWTVNEVMDLKQDIQTIEHVYGVVWLDDYVDLATVPIDFVPADVKAPFYRDGKSKLMIEFDLDGYDTRLDEVISSIRALSTEHLYMRGEVLNNLESHRVASEQLFLIMAIIVPLCIIIMVFASKSYMEALLILITLGIAIVLNLGTNLILGSVSFITMTMSTALQLAMSLDYTLFLLHRYHEYSDLPTTERVKMAVKKSFVSITVSSLTTIFGFIALCFMSYGIGLDMGLVLAKGILLSYLSTIIVLPILLVLCHAWIEKTTHKVWMPSFKRFSQGIYKARFYLIGLFILIGFGSFMVQKEANYLYQNTGHATSTIASDQAFIETDFGPFNPLVLLIHGDDVQRELGLVTELLDNEHVLSISALVTVVDPTVPRDFIPIEVRSQFIRDGYSRIILYTDLSKESPAFFEFNDFVVSKTNSFFEEAYYVGVIPATSDIKNLILSDTALVLWLSIGLVALVIGLAFKSIVIPILLVLIIESSIWFNIAINVWTSTEILYVGYLIILSIQLGATIDYAVLLTSRFQEERKNHSHQEAFQTALQKSLPSILISALILSFAGFTEALVSDMDAIQDIGIMLGRGTLFSWLFSVGFVLPLISVILNLKKKPR
- a CDS encoding beta-glucosidase, with protein sequence MENLQKNLEKLTTQEKLNLMSGDGLWHIKHYDKLGLKRFMMTDGPHGLRKQASNDAMGIAASHPATCFPTASLLACSFDPNLMYEMGQALAKEAIHQDVSMILGPGINMKRSPLCGRNFEYFSEDPYLAGTLSKSYIEGVQSLNVGTCLKHYFANNQEKHRMTVDAIIDKRAMYETYLKAFGIAIEGKPWAIMTSYNKVNGTYVAESKWYMSAIARNRYGFKGAFITDWGAMNDRVASLKAGLSLEMPGSKNNILSKAYKKGLITDQEVDFAVKPLLWMLEKGSQKKEKQPINHHHELARKIAAESMVLLKNEGILPLNTNQRVALIGRFAKEPRIQGSGSSKVNPQCVDSLLDVFTASGISFEYADGYTLEPKENPNHIQEALKVCENKDVIVLSIGLTELFESEGYDRTHLNIPLQQLKLIEAITEKHDNVVVVLQGGSVTLIPYKDKVQAILNAYLPGEAGALAIHDILYGKVNPSGKLAETYPIHLDDTSSYPFFPGGTKSVYYAESIYIGYRYFDKKGLMVTYPFGFGLSYSTFKIENVRFSNKHVKVNHTLKVTMDVSNTSTVDGKEIVQIYISDLGTEIHKPSQELKAYQKVFVKAQSKVEVTLELKYSDFEYYDTDIDEFRVKQGHYEIKIGDSSRTFYHIEKIQVEGDHIDSTEPTVYHTFDRYISVHDFEALYGVLPPKEDTEKHKYHLNSTIGEIKDTRIGGFIYKIGIKEIQKTPADAATKRMMKEQFEELPLRAIPLFSGDKFTHRRVLGLIDIMNKHPFRGVVKLL